In the Aythya fuligula isolate bAytFul2 chromosome 8, bAytFul2.pri, whole genome shotgun sequence genome, one interval contains:
- the ASTN1 gene encoding astrotactin-1 isoform X2 — protein MAWAGLCALLAGCCLAAGSGPAEAAAEAAAKELECKLKSITVSALPFLRENDLSIMHGPSAAEPKLLFSVRNDFPGEMVVVDDLENTELPYFVLEISGNTDDIPLVRWRQQWLENGTLLFHIHHQDGAPNLPGFEPTDEPQTESAEEELRILHISVMGGMIALLLSILCLVMILYTRRRWCKRRRVPQPQKSASAEAANEIHYIPSVLIGGHGRESLRNARVQGHNSSGTLSIRETPILDGYEYDITDLRHHLQRECMNGGEDFASQVTRTLDSLQGCNEKSSMDLTPGSDNAKLSLMNKYKDNIIATSPVDANHQQATLLSHTSSSQRKRINNKARAGSAFLNPEGDSGTEADTDPQLTFYTDPSRSRRRSRVGSPRSPVNKTTLTLISVTSCVISLVCSSHMSCPLVVKITLHVPEHLIADGSRFILLEGSQLDASDWLNPAQVVLFSQQNSSGPWALDLCARRLLDPCEHQCDPETGECLCYEGYMKDPVHKHLCIRNEWGTNQGPWPYTIFQRGFDLVLGEQPSDKIFRFTYTLGEGMWLPLSKSFVIPPAELAINPSAKCKTDMTVMEDAVEVREELMTSSSFDSLEVLLDSFGPVRDCTRDNGGCSKNFRCIADRKLDSTGCVCPAGLSPMKDGTGCYDRHVGVDCSDGFNGGCEQLCLQQMVPLPDDPLLYNILMFCGCIEDYKLGVDGRSCQLISESCPEAGDCGEPRELPMNQTLFGEIFYGYNNHSKEVAPGQVLKGTFRQNNFARGLEQQLPDGLVVATVPLENQCQEELSDPTPDPEFLTGMVNFSEVSGYPLLQHWKVQSVMYHVRLNQLTISQSFSNALHSLDGATSRGDFVALLDQFGNHYIQEAVYGFEESCSIWYPNRQVQRQLWLEYEDISKGNSPSDESEERERDPKVLTFPEYIASLSESGTKRMAAGVRMECQSRGRCPSSCPLCHVASGPDTPAEPILLEVTKAAPIYELVTNNQTQRLLQEATMSSLWCSGSGDVIEDWCRCDSSAFGADGLPTCAPLPHPILRLSTVHEPSSTLVVLEWGHSEPPIGVQIVDYLLRQEKVTDRMDHSKVETEMVLSFVDDIISGAKSPCAMPAQVPDRLSSTISLIIRCLEPDTTYMFTLWGVDNTGRRSRSSDVTVKTPCPVVDDVKAQEIADKIYNLFNGYTSGKEQQTAYNTLLDLGSPSLHRVLYHYNQHYESFGEFTWRCEDELGPRKAGLILSQLADLSSWCHGLLQEPKISLQRSSLKYLACRYSEIKPYGLDWSELSRDLKKTCEEQTLSVLYNDYGDKDY, from the exons ATGGCTTGGGCCGGGCTGTGCGCCCTGCTGGCCGGGTGCTGCCtggcggcgggcagcggccccgccgaggcggcggcggaggcggcggccaAGGAGCTGGAGTGCAAGCTGAAGAGCATCACGGTGTCGGCGCTGCCTTTCCTGCGGGAGAACGACCTGAGCATCATGCACGGCCCGTCGGCCGCCGAGCCCAAGCTGCTCTTCTCCGTGCGCAACGACTTCCCCGGCGAGATGGTGGTGGTGGACGACCTGGAGAACACCGAGCTGCCCTACTTCGTGCTGG agattTCAGGCAACACAGACGACATCCCGCTGGTGCGCTGGCGGCAGCAGTGGCTGGAGAACGGCACGCTGCTCTTCCACATCCACCACCAGGATGGGGCCCCCAACCTGCCCGGCTTCGAGCCCACCGATGAGCCCCAGACTGAGTCGGCAGAGGAGGAGCTGAGGATCCTCCACATCTCCGTCATG GGAGGGATGATTGCACTGCTGCTCTCCATCCTCTGCCTGGTGATGATCCTCTACACCCGCCGGCGGTGGTGCAAGCGGCGCCGCGTGCCGCAGCCCCAGAAGAGCGCCAGCGCCGAGGCGGCCAACGAGATCCACTACATCCCCTCGGTGCTGATCGGGGGCCACGGGCGGGAGAGCCTGCGCAACGCCCGCGTGCAGGGCCACAACTCCAGCGGCACCCTCAGCATCCGCGAGACCCCCATCCTGGACGGCTACGAGTACGACATCACCGACCTGCGGCACCACCTCCAGCGCGAGTGCATGAACGGCGGCGAGGACTTCGCCAGCCAGGTCACCCGCACCCTGGACTCGCTGCAGGGGTGCAATGAGAAGTCCAGCATGGACCTCACGCCAG GGAGCGACAACGCCAAGCTGTCCCTGATGAACAAGTACAAGGACAACATCATCGCCACCAGCCCCGTGGACGCCAACCACCAGCAGGCCACGCTGCTCTCCcacacctccagcagccagcGCAAGCGCATCAACAACAAGGCGCGAG CCGGCTCGGCGTTTCTTAACCCCGAGGGGGACTCGGGGACGGAGGCGGACACCGATCCCCAGCTGACCTTTTACACAGACCCCTCGCGGAGCCGGAGGCGCAGCCGAG TGGggtccccccgcagccccgtgAACAAGACCACGCTGACCCTCATCAGCGTGACGAGCTGCGTGATCAGCCTGGTGTGCTCCTCACACATGAGCTGCCCCCTCGTTGTCAAGATCACCCTCCACGTCCCCGAGCACCTCATCGCCGATG GGAGCCGGTTTATCTTGCTGGAGGGCAGCCAGCTGGACGCCAGCGACTGGCTGAACCCGGCGCAGGTCGTCCTCTTCTCCCAGCAAAACTCCAGCGGGCCCTGGGCCCTGGACCTCTGCGCCCGCCGCCTCCTCGACCCCTGCGAGCACCAGTGCGACCCCGAGACCG GTGAGTGTCTCTGCTACGAGGGCTACATGAAGGACCCCGTCCATAAGCACCTCTGCATCCGGAATGAGTGGGGCACCAACCAGGG ACCTTGGCCATACACCATATTCCAGCGTGGCTTCGACCTGGTGCTGGGCGAGCAGCCATCCGACAAGATTTTTCG GTTCACCTACACCCTGGGGGAGGGCATGTGGCTGCCACTGAGCAAGAGCTTCGTCATCCCTCCGGCTGAGCTGGCCATCAACCCCTCGGCCAAGTGCAAGACCGACATGACGGTGATGGAGGACGCAGTGGAGGTCAG ggaagagctgatgacctcctcctccttcgaCAGCCTGGAGGTTCTCCTCGACTCCTTTGGCCCCGTCCGGGACTGCACCAGGGACAACGGGGGCTGCAGCAAGAATTTCCGCTGCATCGCCGACCGCAAGCTGGACTCAACGGGCTGCGTG TGCCCAGCGGGACTGAGCCCCATGAAGGACGGCACGGGCTGCTACGACCGCCACGTCGGCGTCGACTGCTCTGACGGCTTCAACGGGGGCTGCgagcagctgtgcctgcagcagatGGTGCCCCTGCCCGACGACCCCCTGCTCTACAACATCCTCATGTTCTGTGG GTGCATCGAGGACTACAAGCTGGGTGTGGACGGGCGGTCCTGCCAGCTCATCTCCGAGTCGTGCCCTGAGGCGGGGGACTGCGGCGAGCCCCGCGAGCTGCCCATGAACCAGACGCTCTTTGGGGAGATCTTCTATGGCTACAACAACCACTCCAAGGAGGTGGCCCCAGGGCAGGTGCTCAAAGGGACCTTTAG GCAGAACAACTTTGCCCGgggcctggagcagcagctgccagatGGGCTGGTGGTGGCCACGGTGCCCCTGGAGAACCAGTGCCAAGAGGAGCTCTCAGACCCCACACCTGACCCCGAGTTCCTCACCG GGATGGTGAACTTCAGCGAGGTGTCTGGGTACCCGCTCCTGCAGCACTGGAAGGTGCAGTCCGTCATGTACCATGTCCGGCTCAACCAGCTCACCATCTCCCAGT CCTTCAGCAACGCGCTCCACTCTCTGGATGGGGCCACCTCCCGTGGGGATTTCGTGGCGCTGCTGGACCAGTTTGGCAACCACTACATCCAGGAGGCCGTGTACGGCTTCGAGGAGTCCTGCTCCATCTGGTACCCCAACAGGCAGGTCCAGCGGCAGCTCTGGCTGGAGTACGAGGACATCAGCAAAG GCAACTCCCCCTCGGATGAGTCGGAGGAGCGTGAGCGGGACCCCAAGGTGCTCACCTTCCCCGAGTACATCGCCAGCCTCTCTGAGTCGGGCACCAAGCGCATGGCGGCCGGCGTGCGGATGGAGTGCCAGAGCCGCGGGCGCTGCCCCTCGTCCTGCCCCCTCTGCCACGTCGCCTCCGGCCCCGACACGCCGGCTGAGCCCATCCTGCTTGAGGTCACCAAGGCAGCCCCCATCTATGAGCTGGTCACCAACAACCAGACCCAGCGG ctcttgcaggAGGCCACCATGAGCTCGCTGTGGTGCTCGGGCAGCGGGGACGTCATCGAGGACTGGTGCCGCTGCGACTCGAGTGCCTTCGGGGCCGACGGGCTGCCCACCTGTGCgcctctcccccaccccat CCTGCGGCTCTCCACTGTGCACGAGCCCAGCAGCACGCTGGTGGTGCTGGAGTGGGGGCACTCGGAGCCCCCCATCGGGGTTCAGATCGTCGACTACCTGCTCCGCCAGGAGAAAGTCACCGACAGGATGGACCACTCCAAGGTGGAGACCG AGATGGTGCTGAGCTTCGTGGACGACATCATCTCTGGTGCCAAGTCTCCCTGTGCCATGCCAGCCCAGGTGCCCGACAGGCTCTCCTCCACCATCTCCCTCATCATCCGCTGCCTGGAGCCCGACACCACCTACAT GTTCACCCTCTGGGGAGTCGACAACACAGGGAGACGCTCCAGGTCCAGTGATGTGACGGTGAAGACGCCCTGCCCCGTGGTAGATGATGTGAAAGCTCAAG AAATTGCCGACAAGATCTACAACCTCTTCAACGGCTACACCAGTGGCAAGGAGCAGCAGACAGCCTACAACACCCTGCTGGACCTgggctcccccagcctgcaCCGAGTGCTGTACCACTACAACCAGCACTACGAGAGCTTTGGGGAGTTCACCTGGCGCTGTGAAGACGAGCTGGGGCCCAG GAAGGCTGGCCTCATCCTCTCGCAGCTGGCAGACCTCAGCAGCTGGTGCCACGGCCTCCTGCAGGAGCCCAAGATCAGCCTCCAGCGCTCGTCCCTCAAGTACCTCGCCTGCCGCTACAGCGAGATCAAACCCTACGGGCTCGACTGGTCGGAGCTCAGCCGGGACCTCAAGAAGACGTGCGAGGAGCAGACACTGAGCGTCCTCTACAACGACTACGGGGACAAGGACTACTGA
- the ASTN1 gene encoding astrotactin-1 isoform X3, protein MAWAGLCALLAGCCLAAGSGPAEAAAEAAAKELECKLKSITVSALPFLRENDLSIMHGPSAAEPKLLFSVRNDFPGEMVVVDDLENTELPYFVLEISGNTDDIPLVRWRQQWLENGTLLFHIHHQDGAPNLPGFEPTDEPQTESAEEELRILHISVMGGMIALLLSILCLVMILYTRRRWCKRRRVPQPQKSASAEAANEIHYIPSVLIGGHGRESLRNARVQGHNSSGTLSIRETPILDGYEYDITDLRHHLQRECMNGGEDFASQVTRTLDSLQGCNEKSSMDLTPDVAFDSSRLGSDNAKLSLMNKYKDNIIATSPVDANHQQATLLSHTSSSQRKRINNKARAGSAFLNPEGDSGTEADTDPQLTFYTDPSRSRRRSRVGSPRSPVNKTTLTLISVTSCVISLVCSSHMSCPLVVKITLHVPEHLIADGECLCYEGYMKDPVHKHLCIRNEWGTNQGPWPYTIFQRGFDLVLGEQPSDKIFRFTYTLGEGMWLPLSKSFVIPPAELAINPSAKCKTDMTVMEDAVEVREELMTSSSFDSLEVLLDSFGPVRDCTRDNGGCSKNFRCIADRKLDSTGCVCPAGLSPMKDGTGCYDRHVGVDCSDGFNGGCEQLCLQQMVPLPDDPLLYNILMFCGCIEDYKLGVDGRSCQLISESCPEAGDCGEPRELPMNQTLFGEIFYGYNNHSKEVAPGQVLKGTFRQNNFARGLEQQLPDGLVVATVPLENQCQEELSDPTPDPEFLTGMVNFSEVSGYPLLQHWKVQSVMYHVRLNQLTISQSFSNALHSLDGATSRGDFVALLDQFGNHYIQEAVYGFEESCSIWYPNRQVQRQLWLEYEDISKGNSPSDESEERERDPKVLTFPEYIASLSESGTKRMAAGVRMECQSRGRCPSSCPLCHVASGPDTPAEPILLEVTKAAPIYELVTNNQTQRLLQEATMSSLWCSGSGDVIEDWCRCDSSAFGADGLPTCAPLPHPILRLSTVHEPSSTLVVLEWGHSEPPIGVQIVDYLLRQEKVTDRMDHSKVETEMVLSFVDDIISGAKSPCAMPAQVPDRLSSTISLIIRCLEPDTTYMFTLWGVDNTGRRSRSSDVTVKTPCPVVDDVKAQEIADKIYNLFNGYTSGKEQQTAYNTLLDLGSPSLHRVLYHYNQHYESFGEFTWRCEDELGPRKAGLILSQLADLSSWCHGLLQEPKISLQRSSLKYLACRYSEIKPYGLDWSELSRDLKKTCEEQTLSVLYNDYGDKDY, encoded by the exons ATGGCTTGGGCCGGGCTGTGCGCCCTGCTGGCCGGGTGCTGCCtggcggcgggcagcggccccgccgaggcggcggcggaggcggcggccaAGGAGCTGGAGTGCAAGCTGAAGAGCATCACGGTGTCGGCGCTGCCTTTCCTGCGGGAGAACGACCTGAGCATCATGCACGGCCCGTCGGCCGCCGAGCCCAAGCTGCTCTTCTCCGTGCGCAACGACTTCCCCGGCGAGATGGTGGTGGTGGACGACCTGGAGAACACCGAGCTGCCCTACTTCGTGCTGG agattTCAGGCAACACAGACGACATCCCGCTGGTGCGCTGGCGGCAGCAGTGGCTGGAGAACGGCACGCTGCTCTTCCACATCCACCACCAGGATGGGGCCCCCAACCTGCCCGGCTTCGAGCCCACCGATGAGCCCCAGACTGAGTCGGCAGAGGAGGAGCTGAGGATCCTCCACATCTCCGTCATG GGAGGGATGATTGCACTGCTGCTCTCCATCCTCTGCCTGGTGATGATCCTCTACACCCGCCGGCGGTGGTGCAAGCGGCGCCGCGTGCCGCAGCCCCAGAAGAGCGCCAGCGCCGAGGCGGCCAACGAGATCCACTACATCCCCTCGGTGCTGATCGGGGGCCACGGGCGGGAGAGCCTGCGCAACGCCCGCGTGCAGGGCCACAACTCCAGCGGCACCCTCAGCATCCGCGAGACCCCCATCCTGGACGGCTACGAGTACGACATCACCGACCTGCGGCACCACCTCCAGCGCGAGTGCATGAACGGCGGCGAGGACTTCGCCAGCCAGGTCACCCGCACCCTGGACTCGCTGCAGGGGTGCAATGAGAAGTCCAGCATGGACCTCACGCCAG ATGTTGCCTTCGATTCTTCCCGCCTAGGGAGCGACAACGCCAAGCTGTCCCTGATGAACAAGTACAAGGACAACATCATCGCCACCAGCCCCGTGGACGCCAACCACCAGCAGGCCACGCTGCTCTCCcacacctccagcagccagcGCAAGCGCATCAACAACAAGGCGCGAG CCGGCTCGGCGTTTCTTAACCCCGAGGGGGACTCGGGGACGGAGGCGGACACCGATCCCCAGCTGACCTTTTACACAGACCCCTCGCGGAGCCGGAGGCGCAGCCGAG TGGggtccccccgcagccccgtgAACAAGACCACGCTGACCCTCATCAGCGTGACGAGCTGCGTGATCAGCCTGGTGTGCTCCTCACACATGAGCTGCCCCCTCGTTGTCAAGATCACCCTCCACGTCCCCGAGCACCTCATCGCCGATG GTGAGTGTCTCTGCTACGAGGGCTACATGAAGGACCCCGTCCATAAGCACCTCTGCATCCGGAATGAGTGGGGCACCAACCAGGG ACCTTGGCCATACACCATATTCCAGCGTGGCTTCGACCTGGTGCTGGGCGAGCAGCCATCCGACAAGATTTTTCG GTTCACCTACACCCTGGGGGAGGGCATGTGGCTGCCACTGAGCAAGAGCTTCGTCATCCCTCCGGCTGAGCTGGCCATCAACCCCTCGGCCAAGTGCAAGACCGACATGACGGTGATGGAGGACGCAGTGGAGGTCAG ggaagagctgatgacctcctcctccttcgaCAGCCTGGAGGTTCTCCTCGACTCCTTTGGCCCCGTCCGGGACTGCACCAGGGACAACGGGGGCTGCAGCAAGAATTTCCGCTGCATCGCCGACCGCAAGCTGGACTCAACGGGCTGCGTG TGCCCAGCGGGACTGAGCCCCATGAAGGACGGCACGGGCTGCTACGACCGCCACGTCGGCGTCGACTGCTCTGACGGCTTCAACGGGGGCTGCgagcagctgtgcctgcagcagatGGTGCCCCTGCCCGACGACCCCCTGCTCTACAACATCCTCATGTTCTGTGG GTGCATCGAGGACTACAAGCTGGGTGTGGACGGGCGGTCCTGCCAGCTCATCTCCGAGTCGTGCCCTGAGGCGGGGGACTGCGGCGAGCCCCGCGAGCTGCCCATGAACCAGACGCTCTTTGGGGAGATCTTCTATGGCTACAACAACCACTCCAAGGAGGTGGCCCCAGGGCAGGTGCTCAAAGGGACCTTTAG GCAGAACAACTTTGCCCGgggcctggagcagcagctgccagatGGGCTGGTGGTGGCCACGGTGCCCCTGGAGAACCAGTGCCAAGAGGAGCTCTCAGACCCCACACCTGACCCCGAGTTCCTCACCG GGATGGTGAACTTCAGCGAGGTGTCTGGGTACCCGCTCCTGCAGCACTGGAAGGTGCAGTCCGTCATGTACCATGTCCGGCTCAACCAGCTCACCATCTCCCAGT CCTTCAGCAACGCGCTCCACTCTCTGGATGGGGCCACCTCCCGTGGGGATTTCGTGGCGCTGCTGGACCAGTTTGGCAACCACTACATCCAGGAGGCCGTGTACGGCTTCGAGGAGTCCTGCTCCATCTGGTACCCCAACAGGCAGGTCCAGCGGCAGCTCTGGCTGGAGTACGAGGACATCAGCAAAG GCAACTCCCCCTCGGATGAGTCGGAGGAGCGTGAGCGGGACCCCAAGGTGCTCACCTTCCCCGAGTACATCGCCAGCCTCTCTGAGTCGGGCACCAAGCGCATGGCGGCCGGCGTGCGGATGGAGTGCCAGAGCCGCGGGCGCTGCCCCTCGTCCTGCCCCCTCTGCCACGTCGCCTCCGGCCCCGACACGCCGGCTGAGCCCATCCTGCTTGAGGTCACCAAGGCAGCCCCCATCTATGAGCTGGTCACCAACAACCAGACCCAGCGG ctcttgcaggAGGCCACCATGAGCTCGCTGTGGTGCTCGGGCAGCGGGGACGTCATCGAGGACTGGTGCCGCTGCGACTCGAGTGCCTTCGGGGCCGACGGGCTGCCCACCTGTGCgcctctcccccaccccat CCTGCGGCTCTCCACTGTGCACGAGCCCAGCAGCACGCTGGTGGTGCTGGAGTGGGGGCACTCGGAGCCCCCCATCGGGGTTCAGATCGTCGACTACCTGCTCCGCCAGGAGAAAGTCACCGACAGGATGGACCACTCCAAGGTGGAGACCG AGATGGTGCTGAGCTTCGTGGACGACATCATCTCTGGTGCCAAGTCTCCCTGTGCCATGCCAGCCCAGGTGCCCGACAGGCTCTCCTCCACCATCTCCCTCATCATCCGCTGCCTGGAGCCCGACACCACCTACAT GTTCACCCTCTGGGGAGTCGACAACACAGGGAGACGCTCCAGGTCCAGTGATGTGACGGTGAAGACGCCCTGCCCCGTGGTAGATGATGTGAAAGCTCAAG AAATTGCCGACAAGATCTACAACCTCTTCAACGGCTACACCAGTGGCAAGGAGCAGCAGACAGCCTACAACACCCTGCTGGACCTgggctcccccagcctgcaCCGAGTGCTGTACCACTACAACCAGCACTACGAGAGCTTTGGGGAGTTCACCTGGCGCTGTGAAGACGAGCTGGGGCCCAG GAAGGCTGGCCTCATCCTCTCGCAGCTGGCAGACCTCAGCAGCTGGTGCCACGGCCTCCTGCAGGAGCCCAAGATCAGCCTCCAGCGCTCGTCCCTCAAGTACCTCGCCTGCCGCTACAGCGAGATCAAACCCTACGGGCTCGACTGGTCGGAGCTCAGCCGGGACCTCAAGAAGACGTGCGAGGAGCAGACACTGAGCGTCCTCTACAACGACTACGGGGACAAGGACTACTGA